In Myxococcus stipitatus, the following are encoded in one genomic region:
- a CDS encoding HAD family hydrolase encodes MLRLLGLTLALGFTACSGHVRTGPPMLLSERTGGWRPEVRERLDALLTAHGRSSPSFNPRRRPVAVFDLDNTLIKNDVGDALVSWLVEHDELYAPPDGDWLRTSSHLTDAAVQALSGACGDAVGPEGRLLTRLHARCASAVLGIYLEGKTPEGAQAWRQASTPTLNASYAWAAQLLAGHTPSRLRQLASEALSAALTEPMGAKRRIGGYELPSFIRVYEAQRDLIEAMQENGFEVWVVSASPQSAVEVVAAQLGVAAHQVIGIRNVFVDGRARPVFEGCGPVPDGKDTLMTYDEGKRCWINKRVFGLPAEAQLQRAEDPASRPLFAAGDSDTDVSMLQDAVGLKLVIRRNKRRLMCNALANWQGTWLIQPMFLEPVAPMGPVPCASHADGPVRDEQGNPIPDQFDAGP; translated from the coding sequence GCGTCCGGAGGTCCGGGAGCGGCTGGACGCGCTCTTGACGGCGCATGGACGCTCAAGCCCTTCGTTCAATCCCCGGCGCCGTCCGGTGGCCGTCTTCGACCTGGACAACACGCTCATCAAGAACGACGTCGGTGATGCGCTGGTGTCCTGGCTGGTGGAGCACGACGAACTCTACGCCCCGCCTGATGGCGACTGGCTTCGCACCAGCAGCCACCTGACGGACGCGGCCGTCCAGGCGCTCTCGGGCGCATGTGGTGATGCCGTCGGTCCGGAGGGACGGTTGCTCACGCGTCTTCATGCGCGGTGTGCATCTGCCGTGCTGGGCATCTACCTGGAAGGGAAGACGCCGGAGGGGGCCCAGGCGTGGCGGCAGGCCTCCACTCCCACCCTCAATGCCTCCTATGCCTGGGCGGCGCAGTTGCTCGCAGGGCATACCCCTTCCAGGCTCCGCCAGTTGGCCTCGGAGGCACTCTCCGCCGCGCTGACCGAGCCGATGGGCGCGAAGCGGCGCATCGGTGGGTACGAACTGCCTTCCTTCATCCGGGTCTACGAGGCCCAACGTGACCTGATTGAGGCGATGCAGGAGAACGGGTTCGAGGTGTGGGTGGTCAGTGCCTCCCCTCAGTCGGCGGTCGAAGTGGTGGCCGCCCAGCTCGGCGTCGCCGCACACCAGGTCATCGGCATCCGCAATGTCTTCGTCGATGGCCGGGCGCGGCCGGTGTTCGAGGGCTGCGGTCCCGTCCCCGACGGGAAGGACACGCTGATGACCTATGACGAGGGCAAGCGCTGTTGGATCAACAAGCGTGTCTTCGGCCTGCCCGCCGAGGCGCAGTTGCAGCGCGCGGAGGACCCCGCCTCGAGGCCCCTCTTCGCGGCGGGTGACTCGGACACGGATGTGTCGATGCTCCAGGACGCCGTGGGCCTCAAGCTGGTCATCCGGCGCAACAAGCGGCGCTTGATGTGCAACGCCCTGGCGAACTGGCAGGGGACATGGCTCATCCAGCCCATGTTCCTGGAACCTGTCGCGCCCATGGGCCCGGTGCCGTGCGCCTCACACGCCGACGGGCCCGTGAGGGATGAACAAGGCAACCCCATCCCGGACCAGTTCGACGCGGGACCCTAG